The Hyphomonadaceae bacterium ML37 genome includes a region encoding these proteins:
- the aroB gene encoding 3-dehydroquinate synthase, which produces MTCLTVTVALGARSYDVLIGARALEAGAGQLAAHCPRGRALIAADRNALAQHAGRLEGVLAGAGLLPVICEIDGGEGAKTWAGLETLVDWMLDQGMERGEALIAFGGGTVGDLAGFAASVMKRGCPFVQIPTTLLAQVDSSVGGKTGINTRHGKNLAGAFHQPSLVIADTGFLATLPQREIRAGYAEIVKAGMIADRALFERLEALGPKALEGDALTEAIADAVAFKARIVAGDEHERGARALLNLGHTFAHAFEAEAAKGALIHGEAVAAGLVLAMRYSVRLGVCPRADADRAEAHIAAAGLPARIANLPGGPFDAARLVARMGSDKKNAGGAITLVLARALGGAYIVPGADRADLERFLQEEIER; this is translated from the coding sequence ATGACCTGCCTCACCGTCACCGTCGCGCTGGGCGCGCGCAGCTATGACGTGCTGATCGGCGCGCGCGCGCTGGAGGCGGGCGCAGGCCAGCTGGCGGCGCACTGTCCGCGCGGCCGGGCCCTGATCGCCGCTGACAGAAACGCGCTGGCCCAACATGCCGGCCGCCTGGAAGGCGTTCTGGCCGGCGCCGGCCTTTTGCCGGTCATCTGTGAGATCGACGGCGGCGAGGGCGCCAAGACCTGGGCCGGGCTGGAAACGCTGGTCGACTGGATGCTCGATCAGGGCATGGAGCGCGGCGAGGCGCTGATCGCCTTTGGCGGCGGCACCGTCGGCGATCTCGCCGGTTTCGCGGCTTCAGTGATGAAGCGCGGCTGCCCGTTCGTGCAAATCCCCACCACCCTGCTGGCCCAGGTGGACAGCTCGGTGGGCGGCAAGACCGGCATCAATACCCGTCACGGCAAAAATCTCGCCGGCGCGTTTCATCAGCCGTCTCTCGTGATCGCCGATACCGGCTTTCTCGCCACGCTCCCCCAGCGCGAAATCCGCGCGGGCTATGCCGAGATCGTCAAGGCCGGGATGATCGCCGACCGGGCCCTGTTCGAGCGTCTCGAAGCGCTGGGACCCAAAGCGCTGGAGGGCGATGCGCTGACTGAAGCCATCGCCGACGCCGTGGCCTTCAAGGCGCGCATCGTGGCGGGCGACGAACATGAGCGCGGCGCGCGCGCCTTGCTCAATCTGGGCCACACCTTCGCCCACGCCTTCGAGGCGGAAGCCGCCAAAGGCGCGCTGATCCATGGCGAGGCGGTGGCCGCCGGTCTGGTGCTGGCGATGCGCTATTCAGTCCGGCTGGGCGTATGCCCGCGGGCCGATGCCGATCGCGCTGAAGCGCATATCGCCGCCGCCGGCCTGCCCGCGCGCATCGCGAACCTGCCCGGCGGGCCGTTTGACGCCGCCCGGCTGGTGGCGCGCATGGGGTCTGACAAGAAGAATGCCGGCGGCGCGATCACGCTGGTGCTCGCGCGCGCCCTGGGCGGCGCGTATATCGTCCCCGGGGCCGACCGGGCTGATCTGGAACGCTTCCTTCAAGAGGAGATTGAACGGTGA
- a CDS encoding shikimate kinase: MTQADPLRDLARPVVLVGLMGVGKTTVGRRLAARLNRPFVDADEEIERSAGRPIPEIFADFGEAAFRDGERRVIARILESPKPMVLALGGGAFVQEAVREVVKAAAVSIWLRADLDTLMERVGRRPGARPLLETEDPREVMARLIEARAPAYGEADIIVDSAAGSHDATTQRVVEALQGWMETAGS; this comes from the coding sequence ATGACCCAGGCCGATCCCCTGCGCGACCTTGCGCGCCCCGTCGTGCTGGTCGGACTGATGGGCGTGGGCAAGACCACGGTCGGACGCCGGCTGGCCGCACGCCTCAACCGCCCCTTCGTGGACGCCGATGAAGAGATCGAGCGCTCGGCGGGCCGTCCCATCCCTGAAATCTTCGCCGATTTCGGCGAAGCGGCGTTCCGCGACGGCGAGCGCCGGGTGATCGCGCGCATCCTGGAATCGCCCAAACCGATGGTGTTGGCGCTGGGCGGCGGCGCCTTTGTGCAGGAGGCTGTGCGCGAGGTGGTGAAAGCCGCCGCTGTGTCGATCTGGCTGCGCGCTGATCTTGATACGCTGATGGAGCGGGTCGGCCGGCGGCCCGGCGCACGGCCCCTGCTGGAGACCGAAGACCCGCGCGAGGTGATGGCCCGCCTCATCGAGGCGCGCGCGCCGGCCTATGGCGAGGCCGACATCATCGTGGACAGTGCAGCCGGCTCCCACGACGCGACCACCCAGCGCGTGGTCGAGGCGCTCCAAGGCTGGATGGAGACGGCGGGCTCATGA
- a CDS encoding site-specific tyrosine recombinase XerD: MSGRSIALFLDMMAAERGAARNTLDAYRRDLDDCTERLAARGAKLETASTPDLETLLAGIAADGLAPATGARRLSALKRYYRFLLKEGLRADDPASGLSGPKLPRPLPKVLSEADVEALFDAADALPGANGVRARALLELLYAGGLRVTELVGLPLAAFARAERCVIITGKGGRERLVPLTDAALEAVAAYKLVRPEHLPGKAAPTRAKAERHLFPSGTGAAGHLTRERFAQVLKEIALAAGLDPERVSPHVLRHAFATHLLAHGADLRSVQLLLGHADVSTTQIYTHVLEERLTRLVHDAHPLARKAE, from the coding sequence GTGAGCGGGCGCTCAATCGCGCTGTTCCTCGACATGATGGCCGCCGAGCGGGGCGCGGCGCGCAACACGCTCGACGCCTATCGCCGTGATCTGGATGATTGCACTGAGCGCCTGGCCGCGCGCGGCGCAAAGCTTGAAACCGCGTCGACGCCCGATCTGGAAACTCTGCTGGCGGGCATCGCCGCCGACGGTCTGGCGCCGGCCACGGGTGCGCGGCGCCTGTCGGCGCTGAAGCGCTATTACCGCTTCCTCCTGAAAGAAGGCCTGCGCGCGGATGATCCGGCGTCGGGCCTGTCCGGCCCGAAACTGCCGCGCCCCTTGCCCAAAGTGCTGAGCGAAGCCGATGTGGAGGCGCTGTTTGACGCCGCCGATGCGCTGCCCGGCGCCAATGGCGTGCGGGCGCGGGCGCTATTGGAACTCCTCTATGCCGGGGGGTTGCGGGTCACCGAGCTGGTGGGCCTGCCGCTGGCGGCGTTTGCGCGCGCCGAGCGCTGCGTGATCATTACCGGCAAGGGCGGGCGCGAGCGGCTGGTCCCGCTCACCGATGCGGCGCTGGAGGCGGTGGCTGCCTACAAGCTGGTGCGGCCTGAGCATTTGCCGGGCAAGGCCGCGCCGACGCGCGCCAAGGCCGAGCGTCATCTCTTCCCGTCAGGCACGGGCGCCGCCGGGCATCTGACCCGTGAGCGGTTTGCGCAGGTCCTGAAAGAGATCGCGCTGGCCGCCGGGCTCGACCCTGAACGCGTCAGCCCCCACGTGCTGCGCCACGCCTTCGCCACGCATCTGCTCGCTCACGGGGCGGATTTGCGCAGCGTGCAGCTCCTCCTGGGCCATGCCGACGTGTCCACGACGCAGATTTACACCCATGTGCTGGAAGAGCGCCTGACGCGCCTGGTCCACGACGCGCACCCGCTGGCGCGCAAGGCCGAGTGA
- a CDS encoding acetyl-CoA carboxylase carboxyltransferase subunit alpha: MSDPTRTYLDFERPIAELDAKIEELQGVLSRSGADAPDAAEEVAKLRQKSADQLKTLYSKLDAWRKTQVARHPERPHLSDYLDALVTDFEELSGDRRFGEDCAIVGGTGRFRGRPAVIMGHEKGHDTQTRIKHNFGMARPEGYRKAIRLMDLAERYGLPVITLVDTAGAYPGVGAEERGQSEAIARSTERCLTLGTPLISVITGEGGSGGAVALASANTVIMLEHSIYSVISPEGCASILWRDGAKARDAAMAMKITAQDLIELKIIDSIIPEPLGGAHRDRAGTIARVGDAIEAALSNLDGLDPAEIRKRRRERFLAIGRSLGEA; this comes from the coding sequence ATGTCTGACCCGACCCGCACCTATCTCGACTTCGAACGCCCCATCGCCGAGCTCGACGCCAAGATCGAGGAGCTGCAGGGCGTATTGTCGCGCAGCGGCGCCGATGCGCCCGACGCCGCCGAAGAAGTCGCCAAGCTGCGCCAGAAGTCGGCCGATCAGCTGAAAACCCTGTATTCAAAGTTGGATGCGTGGCGCAAGACCCAGGTCGCGCGCCATCCCGAACGCCCGCACCTGAGCGATTATCTCGATGCGCTGGTCACCGATTTTGAAGAACTCAGCGGCGACCGGCGCTTTGGCGAGGACTGCGCCATTGTGGGTGGCACGGGCCGCTTCAGGGGCCGTCCGGCGGTGATCATGGGTCATGAGAAAGGCCACGACACCCAGACCCGCATCAAGCACAATTTCGGCATGGCCCGGCCCGAAGGCTACCGCAAGGCGATCCGCCTGATGGATCTGGCCGAGCGCTATGGCCTGCCGGTGATCACGCTGGTGGACACCGCCGGCGCCTATCCCGGCGTGGGCGCCGAAGAGCGCGGCCAGTCCGAAGCCATCGCCCGCTCCACCGAGCGCTGCCTGACCCTGGGCACGCCTCTGATCTCGGTCATCACCGGCGAAGGCGGATCAGGCGGCGCGGTGGCGCTGGCCTCGGCCAACACCGTGATCATGCTGGAACATTCGATCTATTCGGTGATCTCGCCCGAGGGCTGCGCCTCCATCCTGTGGCGCGACGGCGCCAAGGCCCGCGATGCCGCCATGGCCATGAAGATCACGGCGCAGGATTTGATCGAGCTGAAAATCATCGATTCCATCATCCCCGAACCGCTGGGCGGCGCCCATCGTGACCGGGCCGGGACGATTGCGCGCGTGGGCGACGCCATCGAGGCGGCGCTTTCCAATCTGGACGGTCTCGATCCGGCGGAGATTCGCAAGCGCCGCCGCGAGCGCTTCCTCGCCATCGGACGGTCGCTGGGCGAGGCGTAA
- the fsa gene encoding fructose-6-phosphate aldolase, translating to MQIFLDTADIDAIRERAHSGLVDGVTTNPSLIAASGADIFERIAEICDAVDGPVSAEVVATDFEGMLAEGRKLAAIAPNVVVKLPLTVDGLKACHIFAGEGVQTNVTLCFSINQALLAAKAGASYISPFVGRVEDMGGDGLDLLMGIREVYDQFGYETEVLAASLRSPAHVESAARVGCDVVTIPPKVFDALIKHPLTDAGLEAFLADWKKTGRKGLV from the coding sequence ATGCAGATTTTTCTCGATACCGCCGATATCGACGCCATCCGGGAACGCGCCCATTCGGGGCTGGTGGACGGGGTGACGACCAATCCGTCCCTGATCGCGGCGTCGGGCGCGGATATTTTCGAGCGCATCGCTGAAATCTGCGACGCGGTCGACGGGCCGGTCAGCGCCGAAGTGGTGGCCACGGATTTTGAGGGCATGCTGGCCGAGGGGCGCAAGCTGGCGGCCATCGCGCCCAATGTGGTGGTCAAGCTGCCGCTCACCGTGGACGGCCTCAAGGCCTGTCACATCTTTGCGGGCGAGGGCGTGCAGACCAATGTCACGCTGTGCTTTTCCATCAACCAGGCCCTGCTCGCGGCCAAGGCGGGCGCCAGCTATATCTCGCCCTTCGTGGGCCGGGTGGAGGATATGGGCGGGGACGGGCTCGACCTGCTGATGGGTATTCGCGAGGTCTATGACCAGTTCGGCTATGAGACCGAAGTGCTGGCGGCGAGCCTGCGCTCGCCCGCCCATGTGGAATCAGCCGCGCGGGTGGGGTGCGATGTGGTGACCATCCCGCCCAAAGTGTTCGACGCCCTGATCAAACACCCGCTCACCGATGCCGGGCTGGAGGCGTTTCTGGCCGACTGGAAGAAGACCGGGCGCAAGGGTCTGGTCTAG
- a CDS encoding ferredoxin--NADP reductase codes for MAAVTEQTVLSVRHYTDRLFAFRVTRPPSFRFRSGEFVMLGLMIDGKPLLRAYSIASPSWDEELEFFSIKVPGGPLTEHLQHIQPGDTILLGTKSVGTLVHDALLPGEHLYLLSTGTGIAPFAAVVRDPETYERFSKVILTHTCRQAAELTYGVELVAAAKADELVGEMASAQLIHYPTTTREPTARMGRITTLIETGQLFEDLGFAPFDPARDRVMICGSMDMLADLKTLCEAAGLEEGANSRPAHYVVEKAFVG; via the coding sequence ATGGCGGCGGTGACGGAACAGACGGTGTTGTCGGTGCGCCATTATACAGACCGCCTCTTCGCCTTCCGCGTCACACGCCCGCCCAGCTTCCGCTTCCGCTCGGGCGAGTTTGTGATGCTGGGGCTGATGATCGACGGCAAGCCGCTCCTGCGCGCCTATTCCATCGCCAGCCCGTCCTGGGACGAGGAGCTGGAGTTTTTCTCCATCAAGGTCCCCGGCGGCCCGCTCACCGAGCACCTCCAGCACATCCAGCCCGGCGATACGATCCTTCTGGGCACCAAGTCGGTCGGCACGCTGGTTCATGACGCCCTCCTGCCGGGCGAGCATCTCTATCTCCTCTCCACCGGCACCGGCATTGCGCCCTTCGCCGCCGTGGTGCGCGATCCCGAGACCTATGAGCGCTTTTCCAAGGTGATCCTCACCCATACCTGCCGCCAGGCCGCCGAGCTCACCTATGGCGTGGAGCTGGTCGCCGCCGCCAAAGCCGATGAGCTGGTGGGCGAGATGGCGAGCGCCCAGCTCATCCACTACCCCACCACCACCCGCGAGCCCACCGCCCGCATGGGCCGCATCACCACGCTCATCGAGACCGGACAATTGTTCGAGGATCTGGGATTTGCCCCCTTCGACCCCGCCCGCGACCGGGTGATGATCTGCGGCTCCATGGACATGCTCGCCGACCTCAAGACCCTGTGCGAAGCCGCCGGCCTCGAAGAAGGCGCCAATTCACGCCCCGCCCACTACGTGGTGGAAAAGGCGTTTGTGGGGTAG
- a CDS encoding 5-formyltetrahydrofolate cyclo-ligase: MLMQWRKQRARAAALKRRAAAHAGDPEAGRRLADHFPDCLWPKLHSVVAGYHAVRSEIDPAPLMETFWCEQARLALPCVTAPDAPLAFRAWAPGDALETGAYSIACPQPRAPVLTPDLVLVPLLAFDHMGRRLGYGGGFYDRTIAALRAAGDVQVVGLAYSAQRLTRVPSAAHDMRLDWIVTEHGALKAGA; encoded by the coding sequence ATGCTGATGCAATGGCGCAAGCAGCGCGCCCGCGCCGCCGCGCTCAAACGCCGGGCCGCCGCCCACGCTGGCGATCCCGAGGCGGGCCGGCGCCTGGCCGACCATTTCCCCGACTGTCTCTGGCCGAAGCTGCACAGCGTGGTGGCCGGCTATCACGCCGTACGCAGCGAGATCGACCCCGCCCCCCTCATGGAGACCTTCTGGTGCGAACAGGCGCGCCTGGCGCTGCCTTGCGTCACCGCCCCGGACGCGCCGCTGGCGTTCCGCGCCTGGGCGCCGGGGGACGCGTTGGAAACCGGCGCCTATTCCATCGCCTGTCCGCAGCCGCGCGCGCCGGTCCTGACGCCCGATCTCGTGCTCGTCCCCCTGCTGGCCTTTGACCATATGGGCCGGCGCCTCGGCTATGGCGGCGGGTTTTACGACCGCACCATCGCTGCGCTGCGCGCCGCCGGAGACGTGCAGGTCGTGGGCCTCGCCTATTCCGCCCAGCGCCTCACCCGGGTTCCCAGCGCCGCCCACGACATGCGCCTCGACTGGATCGTCACCGAGCATGGGGCGCTGAAAGCGGGCGCCTGA
- the zapA gene encoding cell division protein ZapA → MSKVTISLNGRAFTIGCEDGQQAYLRELAAHLDGHVRELSERVGQIGDVRLLLMAALIVGDELREAQGRVEALEESLTDTRGRLSQAEARRRADRARAAEAINAAAARLEALASDSPGDEQDA, encoded by the coding sequence GTGAGCAAGGTCACGATCTCCCTCAATGGCCGCGCCTTCACCATTGGCTGCGAGGACGGCCAGCAGGCATACTTGCGCGAGCTGGCCGCCCATCTCGACGGGCATGTGCGCGAGCTGTCCGAGCGCGTGGGCCAGATCGGCGATGTGCGCCTCTTGCTCATGGCCGCCCTGATCGTCGGCGATGAATTGCGCGAAGCCCAGGGCCGCGTCGAGGCGCTGGAAGAGAGCCTGACCGACACGCGCGGACGCCTGTCCCAGGCCGAGGCGCGCCGCCGCGCCGACCGGGCGCGCGCCGCTGAAGCCATCAACGCCGCCGCCGCCCGGCTGGAGGCGCTGGCCTCTGATTCGCCGGGCGATGAGCAAGACGCTTGA
- a CDS encoding DUF4164 domain-containing protein, translating into MSEPVPAEDDDVLAQSAARLERAVAAASARMDELVRRAGAAGDEAHAARNSDDDRARLAQALDEARGREAELTQAAREAGEALDEAMIELTALLAGAGTGDDEADDPEDGA; encoded by the coding sequence ATGAGCGAGCCGGTTCCTGCCGAAGACGATGATGTGCTGGCCCAGTCGGCTGCGCGCCTGGAGCGCGCCGTGGCGGCGGCGTCTGCGCGCATGGACGAGCTGGTGCGCCGCGCCGGCGCGGCGGGCGACGAAGCCCATGCCGCACGCAACTCCGATGATGACCGCGCGCGTTTGGCCCAGGCGCTGGATGAGGCGCGCGGCCGCGAGGCGGAGCTGACGCAAGCTGCGCGCGAGGCGGGCGAGGCGCTGGACGAAGCCATGATCGAACTGACAGCCTTGCTGGCCGGCGCCGGAACCGGTGATGACGAAGCCGATGATCCGGAGGACGGGGCGTGA
- the glmM gene encoding phosphoglucosamine mutase, which produces MTKRYFGTDGVRGETNSFPMTAETALRLGMAASRYFRRSNGGRHSVVIGKDTRLSGYMLENALTAGFTSSGMDVSLFGPVPTPAVATLTRSLRADLGVMITASHNLYKDNGIKLFGPDGFKLDDAAELEIEALMEADPAEALAAPPDLGRAKRVDDAAARYMEIVKATFPRSMRLSSLRIVVDCAHGAAYKVGPRVLWELGADVVPINTDPNGFNINEDCGAVSPLTMAEHVLKYRADIGIAFDGDADRLIVCDETGRIIDGDQLIGLIALAFKESGRLAHDTVVTTVMSNIGLEKALADAGIRMERAKVGDRYVVEAMRAGGFNLGGEQSGHLVLSDFATTGDALIAALQVLSLLVSSGKKASDLLRVFTPAPQILKNVRYAPGADPLGAEAVQAAISAGEARLNGKGRLLVRKSGTEPLIRVMAEGDRKLVVNVVDDICAAVTAASRA; this is translated from the coding sequence ATGACCAAGCGCTATTTCGGTACGGACGGCGTGCGCGGCGAGACCAACAGTTTTCCCATGACCGCGGAGACGGCGCTGCGCCTGGGCATGGCGGCGTCGCGCTATTTCCGCCGGTCCAATGGCGGGCGCCATTCGGTGGTGATCGGCAAGGATACCCGCCTGTCAGGCTATATGCTGGAAAACGCGCTGACCGCCGGCTTCACCAGTTCGGGCATGGATGTGTCGCTGTTCGGTCCGGTGCCAACTCCGGCGGTGGCCACGCTGACACGCTCGCTGCGCGCGGATCTGGGCGTGATGATCACCGCCTCGCACAATCTGTACAAGGACAATGGCATCAAGCTGTTCGGCCCCGACGGGTTCAAGCTGGATGACGCCGCCGAGCTGGAGATCGAGGCGCTGATGGAGGCCGATCCGGCCGAGGCGCTGGCCGCCCCGCCTGATCTTGGGCGCGCCAAGCGGGTGGACGACGCGGCCGCGCGCTATATGGAGATCGTCAAGGCGACCTTCCCGCGCTCCATGCGCCTGTCGAGCCTTCGCATCGTGGTCGATTGCGCCCATGGCGCGGCCTACAAGGTGGGCCCGCGCGTGCTGTGGGAGCTGGGCGCCGACGTCGTCCCGATCAATACCGATCCCAACGGCTTCAACATCAACGAAGATTGCGGCGCGGTCTCGCCCCTGACCATGGCCGAGCACGTGCTGAAATACCGCGCCGATATCGGCATCGCCTTTGATGGCGACGCGGACCGGCTGATCGTGTGCGACGAGACCGGGCGAATCATCGATGGCGACCAGCTGATCGGCCTGATCGCGCTGGCCTTCAAGGAGTCGGGACGCCTCGCCCATGACACGGTCGTCACCACGGTGATGAGCAATATCGGGCTGGAAAAAGCCCTCGCCGACGCCGGGATCAGGATGGAGCGCGCCAAGGTGGGCGACCGCTATGTGGTCGAGGCCATGCGCGCAGGCGGCTTCAATCTGGGCGGCGAGCAGTCAGGCCATCTGGTGCTCAGCGATTTCGCCACCACGGGCGATGCGCTGATCGCCGCGCTGCAGGTGCTGTCCCTGCTGGTCAGCTCGGGCAAGAAGGCCAGCGACCTGTTGCGCGTGTTCACCCCGGCGCCTCAAATCCTGAAAAACGTGCGCTATGCGCCCGGCGCCGATCCGCTGGGCGCCGAGGCGGTGCAGGCCGCCATCTCTGCGGGCGAGGCGCGGCTTAATGGCAAGGGCCGCCTTCTGGTGCGCAAATCGGGCACCGAGCCGCTGATCCGCGTGATGGCCGAGGGCGACCGCAAGCTGGTGGTCAATGTCGTGGACGATATCTGCGCCGCCGTGACGGCAGCCTCGCGCGCCTGA
- the cysQ gene encoding 3'(2'),5'-bisphosphate nucleotidase CysQ: MMTDADRLARVFAAICARAAIPVMEVYATEFTADQKADRSPVTEADRRAEDVILHELAGVLPGVPVLAEESFEAGLRPDIAGEFVLVDPVDGTKEFINKNDEFTINIALIRDRVPVAGCVYAPALSRIWLGGREAASASLAPGASFDPAAAQSIRTRPAPTGGLTAVMSRSHADEETRRFAEKLGVTDTVSAGSSLKFCRVAEGAADVYPRFGPTKEWDTGAGHAVLIAAGGAVTRPDGGPFLYGKTETDYLNGPFVAWAHGPR, from the coding sequence ATGATGACTGACGCCGACCGGCTCGCCCGGGTCTTCGCCGCCATTTGCGCGCGCGCCGCGATCCCGGTGATGGAGGTCTACGCCACCGAATTCACCGCCGATCAGAAAGCCGACCGCTCGCCGGTGACCGAGGCGGACCGGCGCGCCGAGGATGTGATCCTGCATGAACTGGCCGGCGTGCTGCCCGGCGTGCCGGTGCTGGCCGAGGAAAGCTTCGAGGCCGGGCTGCGCCCGGACATCGCAGGCGAGTTCGTGCTGGTCGATCCGGTGGACGGCACCAAGGAATTTATCAACAAGAATGATGAGTTCACCATCAATATCGCCCTGATCCGGGATCGCGTTCCGGTCGCCGGCTGCGTCTACGCCCCGGCCCTGTCGCGCATCTGGCTGGGCGGGCGCGAGGCGGCATCAGCGTCCCTGGCGCCCGGCGCGAGCTTTGATCCGGCTGCGGCCCAATCCATCCGCACACGCCCTGCGCCCACAGGCGGCCTGACGGCGGTGATGAGCCGCTCCCACGCCGATGAAGAGACGCGGCGCTTCGCCGAAAAGCTCGGCGTGACCGACACGGTCAGCGCCGGGTCCTCCCTGAAATTCTGCCGGGTGGCGGAAGGCGCCGCCGATGTCTATCCGCGCTTTGGTCCGACCAAGGAGTGGGACACGGGCGCGGGCCATGCCGTGCTGATCGCGGCCGGCGGCGCAGTAACGCGCCCCGATGGCGGACCCTTCCTCTACGGCAAGACCGAGACGGACTATCTCAACGGACCCTTCGTGGCCTGGGCGCACGGGCCGAGGTGA